One window from the genome of Echinicola vietnamensis DSM 17526 encodes:
- a CDS encoding amidohydrolase family protein — MRKNVSYLFMAMVTLVAIACQDKNDQKGPPAVTAKVIADVNIIDIRSGSISKKHVVIDSGKIQQILPASKDEAEVIEEAELINGEGKYLVPGLAEMHAHLPAVIWNDPQMEETLFLYLSNGVTTVRGMLGHHLHLELKEKVTKGEMLSPRIYTSSPSLNGNTVTSPEQAIEKVTAYQKDGFDFLKLHPGLRLHVFDQIVQTAKKVNIPFAGHVSTLVGIRHALQSGYATIDHVDGFLEGLVPASAQVNPNENGFFGYDFTEKVDTTLIPELVQLSKENQVWVVPTQSLFTRWFSPTPAAALAKEPEMVYMAPEVIENWINSKKNLTETADYSAERWGKFMEIRKKLIRSLHENGYGLLLGSDAPQVFNVPGFSIQHEMQAMVNTGLSPLEVLQMGTLHPAQYFKEEGNFGEIKEGASADLILLDKNPLEDIAHMQHPHGVMVRGTWISREQIDQKLKAIDDKYDKLKK, encoded by the coding sequence ATGAGAAAAAACGTTTCCTACTTGTTTATGGCAATGGTCACACTGGTGGCCATTGCATGTCAAGATAAAAATGATCAAAAAGGGCCACCGGCAGTCACTGCTAAGGTGATCGCGGACGTGAACATCATCGATATCAGAAGCGGCAGCATCTCCAAGAAGCATGTCGTGATCGATTCGGGAAAAATCCAACAAATCCTTCCCGCTTCCAAAGATGAAGCCGAAGTAATCGAAGAAGCAGAACTGATCAATGGCGAAGGCAAATACCTGGTTCCAGGCCTGGCTGAAATGCATGCTCATCTTCCAGCAGTCATTTGGAATGATCCCCAAATGGAAGAAACCCTTTTCCTATACCTCTCCAATGGCGTCACTACCGTCCGTGGCATGCTGGGCCATCACTTGCACCTTGAACTAAAAGAGAAAGTAACCAAAGGCGAAATGCTAAGCCCGCGGATCTATACTTCCAGTCCTTCCCTTAACGGCAATACCGTCACCAGCCCCGAGCAAGCCATCGAAAAAGTCACCGCCTACCAAAAGGATGGTTTCGACTTTCTCAAGCTCCACCCCGGTCTCAGGCTACATGTTTTTGATCAAATTGTCCAAACCGCCAAAAAGGTAAACATCCCCTTTGCCGGCCATGTATCCACCTTGGTCGGGATCAGGCATGCGCTTCAAAGCGGCTATGCCACCATTGACCATGTGGACGGTTTTTTGGAAGGATTGGTACCAGCATCCGCTCAGGTAAACCCGAACGAAAATGGCTTCTTTGGGTATGATTTCACCGAAAAGGTGGACACCACGCTGATCCCTGAACTCGTCCAACTTTCCAAGGAAAACCAAGTATGGGTGGTGCCTACCCAGAGTTTGTTTACCCGTTGGTTTTCGCCCACCCCTGCAGCGGCACTGGCCAAGGAACCTGAAATGGTATACATGGCCCCAGAAGTCATCGAAAACTGGATCAACAGCAAGAAGAACCTTACCGAAACGGCAGATTACAGTGCTGAGCGATGGGGAAAATTTATGGAAATCAGAAAAAAACTCATCCGTAGCCTTCATGAAAATGGATACGGGTTGCTCTTGGGTTCAGATGCCCCACAGGTTTTCAATGTCCCGGGCTTTTCTATCCAACATGAAATGCAAGCCATGGTAAACACCGGATTAAGCCCTTTGGAAGTCCTCCAAATGGGCACCCTCCATCCTGCCCAATACTTCAAGGAAGAGGGGAACTTTGGCGAAATAAAGGAAGGCGCCAGTGCTGACCTCATCCTTTTGGACAAAAATCCACTGGAGGATATTGCTCATATGCAGCATCCACATGGTGTGATGGTAAGGGGTACATGGATTAGCCGTGAGCAGATTGACCAGAAACTCAAAGCCATCGACGATAAGTACGATAAATTGAAGAAATGA
- the menC gene encoding o-succinylbenzoate synthase — MNHQQPNPLKVNASWHKYTLDFKFDAGTSRGVLKTKDSYFIKIWSQDDPETVGWGEAGPLPKLSPEEGKDLPSLLDTLVKNVSEKEIHRSEECILAFCEEMVATDCPSVRFALETALLDLHHGGRKLIMDNDFFSGQAKIPINGLIWMGDAAFMHQQIEDKLAQGFTCIKMKIGAINFEEECRLLAGIRERFSADEITLRVDANGAFSPAEAMDKLRRLAAFDLHSIEQPIKAGQYLEMQRLCASSPLPIALDEELIGVTELQEKAALLDTIKPPFIILKPTLVGGIKATREWIRLAEARQIGWWMTSALESNIGLNAIAQLTASYPTDLPQGLGTGQLYHNNIASPLEIQKGQLVYQPGRQWGD, encoded by the coding sequence ATGAACCATCAGCAGCCAAATCCCCTTAAAGTTAACGCCAGCTGGCACAAATATACCTTGGATTTTAAATTTGATGCAGGCACTTCCAGAGGGGTGTTAAAAACAAAGGATTCCTACTTCATAAAGATTTGGTCACAGGATGATCCTGAAACCGTCGGATGGGGCGAGGCCGGACCCTTGCCCAAGCTCAGTCCGGAAGAGGGAAAAGACCTTCCAAGCCTGTTGGATACACTGGTAAAGAATGTGTCTGAGAAGGAGATCCACCGATCAGAGGAATGCATACTGGCGTTTTGTGAAGAAATGGTAGCGACTGATTGCCCCAGTGTTCGTTTTGCATTGGAGACGGCTTTGCTGGATTTGCATCATGGCGGGCGAAAGCTGATCATGGACAATGATTTTTTTAGTGGCCAAGCCAAAATTCCCATTAATGGCCTTATTTGGATGGGGGATGCGGCTTTTATGCATCAGCAAATAGAGGACAAACTGGCCCAAGGGTTTACGTGCATCAAAATGAAAATTGGCGCCATCAATTTTGAAGAGGAATGCAGGCTTTTAGCAGGCATTCGAGAGCGATTTTCAGCGGATGAGATTACCCTTCGTGTGGATGCAAATGGCGCTTTTTCACCAGCAGAAGCCATGGATAAATTACGTCGATTGGCGGCATTTGATCTCCATAGTATCGAGCAACCCATCAAGGCCGGACAATACCTGGAAATGCAGCGTCTGTGCGCAAGCAGTCCTCTGCCGATAGCCTTGGATGAGGAACTGATCGGGGTGACGGAGTTGCAGGAAAAAGCAGCTTTGTTGGATACGATCAAGCCACCTTTCATTATTTTGAAGCCTACGTTGGTAGGAGGGATCAAGGCTACACGGGAGTGGATCAGGTTAGCGGAAGCCCGGCAGATAGGCTGGTGGATGACCTCTGCCTTGGAAAGCAATATAGGGCTTAATGCAATTGCCCAGCTTACCGCTTCGTATCCTACCGACCTCCCGCAGGGATTGGGAACGGGGCAGCTTTATCATAACAATATCGCATCTCCCCTGGAAATCCAAAAAGGGCAGCTGGTTTATCAGCCTGGCCGGCAATGGGGGGATTAA
- a CDS encoding S-adenosylmethionine:tRNA ribosyltransferase-isomerase yields MDTTAEIKLSDYQYDLPEDRIAKFPLEKRDQSKLLHYENGKIAHHRFYELPTLLPSNTLMVFNNTKVIPARLIFQRDSGAKIEVFLLQPTAPSTLINETMMHTGTVTWQAMIGNLKKWKDGEVLQGKVMANGTALTIRATLENREERRVKIDWDDDHLTFAAVVEAVGEVPLPPYLNRKATNEDKPRYQTVYSQKEGAVAAPTAGLHFTDEILKKLSDTGIQTDYLTLHVGAGTFQPIKAEIVTHHPMHSEQVVVTKENIRHFLAHDGNIVAVGTTSMRSLESIYWYGVKLLNGDSKEFQIQKLYPYQKQLKKATLKESLQAILDYMNAENLHEITGSTEIFIMPGYEFRVCNGLLTNFHQPASTLILLVAAFTKGRWQNIYHEALSHDYRFLSYGDSSLLWHHKKA; encoded by the coding sequence ATGGACACCACGGCCGAAATCAAACTTTCCGATTATCAATACGACCTTCCTGAAGACCGTATCGCCAAATTTCCTTTGGAAAAGCGGGACCAATCTAAGTTGCTGCACTATGAAAACGGAAAAATAGCGCATCACCGCTTTTATGAGCTCCCGACTTTATTGCCATCCAACACCCTAATGGTGTTTAACAACACCAAAGTCATTCCGGCACGGTTGATATTCCAAAGGGATTCCGGAGCCAAGATAGAGGTTTTTCTCCTGCAGCCCACAGCACCCAGCACGCTCATCAACGAAACCATGATGCACACCGGTACCGTTACTTGGCAGGCTATGATCGGCAATTTGAAGAAATGGAAAGACGGAGAAGTCCTGCAAGGTAAAGTGATGGCCAACGGTACAGCACTGACCATACGTGCAACGCTTGAAAACCGCGAAGAAAGACGGGTAAAGATAGACTGGGATGATGACCACCTGACCTTTGCGGCAGTAGTAGAGGCCGTAGGCGAAGTACCGCTTCCGCCCTACCTTAATCGGAAAGCCACCAATGAAGATAAGCCCCGCTACCAGACGGTATACTCCCAAAAAGAAGGTGCCGTGGCAGCTCCCACTGCTGGCTTACACTTCACTGATGAAATCCTCAAAAAACTTTCAGATACCGGCATCCAGACCGACTACCTTACCCTCCATGTCGGTGCGGGCACTTTCCAGCCCATCAAAGCCGAAATAGTAACCCATCACCCCATGCACAGCGAGCAGGTGGTGGTCACCAAAGAAAATATCAGGCACTTTCTAGCGCACGACGGTAACATCGTGGCCGTTGGCACCACTTCAATGCGTTCATTGGAAAGTATTTATTGGTATGGTGTGAAACTACTAAACGGTGACAGCAAAGAATTCCAAATCCAAAAACTTTACCCCTATCAGAAACAGCTAAAAAAGGCTACTCTAAAAGAGAGTTTACAGGCTATTTTAGATTACATGAATGCAGAAAACCTCCATGAAATCACTGGCAGCACAGAAATCTTTATCATGCCAGGCTATGAATTCAGGGTCTGTAACGGCTTGCTCACCAATTTTCACCAACCCGCCTCCACGCTGATACTCTTAGTAGCAGCATTTACCAAAGGTCGGTGGCAAAACATTTACCATGAAGCCCTCAGCCACGATTACAGGTTTCTAAGCTATGGAGATAGTAGTTTATTGTGGCACCATAAAAAGGCCTAA
- a CDS encoding LytR/AlgR family response regulator transcription factor, producing MGEVIYHHGTAMNKKNSNLENHHSEHDELLIKDALFVRDKGCLRRVKFKNVLWLKGDGNYTTLVTKDKVYSLRNILKEFEAILPEEEFVRIHKSYLVRLDRITTISPKEVTIEQERVPVGRTYYQKLIHGINKLGAGA from the coding sequence ATGGGAGAAGTAATCTATCATCACGGGACTGCAATGAATAAAAAAAACTCAAACCTAGAGAACCACCACTCTGAACATGACGAGCTGTTGATAAAAGATGCCTTGTTTGTAAGGGACAAGGGCTGTCTTCGGCGTGTGAAGTTCAAAAATGTCCTTTGGCTGAAAGGGGATGGGAATTATACCACTTTGGTCACGAAGGACAAAGTGTATTCACTGCGCAACATACTCAAGGAATTTGAAGCCATATTACCGGAAGAGGAATTTGTGAGGATTCATAAATCCTATCTCGTAAGGCTCGACAGGATCACGACCATTTCGCCCAAGGAAGTGACCATTGAGCAAGAACGGGTACCGGTAGGCCGTACGTATTACCAAAAACTCATTCATGGAATAAACAAGTTGGGTGCCGGGGCTTAG
- a CDS encoding efflux RND transporter permease subunit, translating into MISEVFIKRPVTAMVISIVILLVGAISIVNLPVTQYPDITPPVVSVSANYTGADAKTVEQTVATPIETQVNGTPGMAYISSTNTSTGQMNMNVTFDVGTDIDIATLDVQNRVSIAEPRLPEAVKRLGVTVRKRNPSIMMVISLYSPKGTHDTKFLSNYTNIFVKDALLRVPGVGDINAIGQDFSMRVWLKPDKLAQYNISTSEVTAAIQEQNLQVAAGTVGGMPQLASQTFEYPITVNGKLERKEEFEDIIVRTDPTSGSLVYLKDVARIEFGEFDYGRFSTVNGEPAAILLVYQAPGSNAIDTAEGIYNALDEMKATFPADMDYVVPFESVSVVQVSIDEVLHTLVEALILVIIVVFLFLQSWRATLIPILAIPVSIVGTFIFFIPLGFTINTLTMFGFVLAIGIVVDDAIVVVEAAQHYIDSKRVSAKEATLLAMKDITAPVIAIALILAAVFIPVGFIPGIVGRMYQQFAITIAISVLISAFVALTLTPALCSLLLKPMEVKKDSKGINKFFYKFNTWFERVTSSYGNGVKKSIKATPLVLIILVCIYAGTVGLFQVKPTGFLPTEDEGRLFISLELPESSSTSRTRAIMDEMVEMITTTDGIRNVTGIGGLNAINFSFKSNSGTFFVQMDPWDERQDPSKQLFGLIGQLNQKFAAIKEANIIVVPPPAIPGLGQTGGFSFMLEQRSGGDIKEFEQVVGQFLGAANQRPEIAMAYSFFTAKTPGYHVTVDREKAKKLGVAISDVFSTMSTYMGSAYVNDFTRYGRNFRVVAQADTAYRMDIKDLDQYYVMNREGKSVPLGAVVDYEIVENAPVINHYNLFRSTEINGNAAEGYSSGQALAALEEVAAEVLPAGYGYDFSGLSREELASGNTTILIFALAIILVSLLLAALYESWSVPFSVLLALPLGAFGAILALTFLPKLDNNVYAQIGLVTLIGLAAKNAILIVEFAKERVDAGMPLLAATIEAVKLRLRPIVMTSLAFILGVVPLALSNGAGAVARQTIGWTVIGGMLAATFLAIFVVPVLYVVITKIAYGRKKLRELEEQYQPET; encoded by the coding sequence ATGATATCCGAAGTTTTTATCAAAAGACCGGTGACGGCGATGGTGATCTCCATAGTGATTTTATTGGTTGGAGCCATCTCCATTGTCAACCTACCGGTGACACAATATCCAGATATTACGCCTCCTGTAGTATCAGTATCTGCCAACTATACGGGTGCTGATGCCAAAACGGTAGAGCAAACCGTCGCGACACCGATCGAGACACAAGTAAACGGGACCCCGGGTATGGCTTATATCAGCAGTACCAATACCAGTACGGGGCAAATGAACATGAACGTCACCTTCGATGTGGGGACAGATATTGACATTGCCACGTTGGATGTGCAAAACAGGGTGAGTATTGCGGAACCACGGCTGCCGGAAGCGGTAAAACGGCTTGGGGTGACCGTGCGTAAACGGAATCCAAGTATCATGATGGTGATCAGTTTGTATTCACCGAAAGGTACCCATGATACCAAGTTCTTGTCCAATTATACCAATATCTTCGTGAAAGATGCCTTATTACGGGTACCAGGTGTAGGGGATATCAATGCCATAGGCCAGGATTTCAGTATGCGGGTTTGGCTGAAGCCGGATAAGCTGGCGCAATACAATATCTCTACCAGTGAAGTAACTGCTGCCATCCAGGAGCAAAATCTTCAGGTGGCTGCCGGTACCGTCGGAGGCATGCCTCAGTTGGCCTCGCAGACATTTGAATATCCCATTACAGTAAACGGCAAGTTGGAACGGAAAGAGGAGTTTGAAGACATTATCGTCCGGACTGATCCTACTTCGGGGAGCCTGGTGTACTTGAAAGATGTTGCGCGTATTGAATTTGGAGAATTTGATTATGGAAGGTTTTCTACTGTAAATGGTGAACCTGCTGCGATTTTGTTGGTGTATCAAGCACCGGGAAGTAATGCCATCGACACCGCTGAGGGGATTTATAATGCCTTGGATGAAATGAAAGCCACCTTCCCGGCAGATATGGATTACGTGGTTCCTTTTGAATCTGTGTCCGTGGTGCAGGTATCCATCGATGAAGTGCTGCATACCTTGGTGGAGGCCTTGATCTTGGTGATCATAGTGGTATTCCTCTTCTTGCAGAGTTGGAGAGCGACCTTGATTCCTATTTTGGCGATTCCAGTGTCGATAGTAGGGACTTTTATATTCTTTATTCCGCTAGGTTTTACCATCAATACCCTGACCATGTTTGGGTTTGTACTGGCGATCGGTATTGTGGTGGATGATGCCATTGTGGTGGTAGAAGCAGCGCAGCATTATATTGATTCCAAGCGGGTTTCTGCGAAGGAGGCGACTTTATTGGCCATGAAGGACATCACTGCGCCGGTAATCGCCATTGCCTTGATCTTGGCGGCTGTATTTATCCCGGTAGGGTTTATCCCAGGAATTGTGGGCCGGATGTACCAGCAGTTTGCGATTACCATTGCGATTTCCGTATTGATTTCTGCCTTTGTGGCCTTGACGTTGACACCTGCCTTGTGTAGTTTGTTGCTGAAGCCTATGGAAGTGAAAAAGGATTCCAAAGGAATAAATAAATTCTTCTACAAGTTTAACACCTGGTTTGAGCGGGTGACCAGCTCCTATGGCAATGGGGTGAAGAAAAGTATTAAAGCTACGCCATTGGTGCTCATTATCCTTGTCTGTATCTATGCGGGGACGGTAGGACTCTTCCAGGTCAAACCGACAGGTTTCTTGCCGACAGAAGATGAGGGAAGGCTCTTCATTTCTTTGGAGCTGCCGGAAAGTTCTTCCACGAGTAGGACACGAGCGATCATGGATGAGATGGTGGAGATGATCACCACTACAGATGGGATCCGAAATGTGACAGGGATTGGAGGGCTTAATGCCATCAATTTCTCTTTTAAATCAAACAGTGGTACGTTCTTCGTTCAGATGGACCCATGGGACGAGCGTCAGGATCCTTCCAAGCAGCTCTTTGGGTTGATTGGGCAGCTGAACCAAAAATTTGCAGCCATCAAGGAAGCCAATATCATCGTCGTGCCACCGCCGGCTATTCCGGGTTTAGGCCAGACCGGTGGTTTTAGCTTTATGCTCGAGCAACGTTCAGGTGGTGATATCAAAGAATTTGAGCAGGTGGTCGGCCAGTTTTTGGGCGCAGCCAACCAACGCCCCGAAATAGCCATGGCCTACAGTTTCTTTACCGCCAAGACACCCGGGTATCATGTGACCGTGGATCGAGAGAAAGCCAAAAAGTTAGGGGTAGCGATTTCTGATGTGTTCTCTACCATGTCCACGTATATGGGAAGTGCTTATGTCAATGATTTCACCCGCTATGGCCGTAATTTCCGTGTCGTGGCCCAAGCAGACACCGCTTACCGTATGGATATTAAAGACCTGGATCAATATTATGTGATGAACAGGGAAGGAAAGTCGGTGCCATTGGGGGCAGTAGTAGATTATGAAATAGTCGAAAATGCTCCGGTGATCAATCACTATAACTTGTTCCGATCTACCGAAATCAATGGTAATGCAGCAGAGGGTTACAGTAGTGGACAGGCCTTGGCTGCATTGGAAGAAGTGGCCGCAGAGGTGCTTCCGGCAGGTTACGGATATGATTTCTCCGGCCTGAGTAGGGAAGAGCTGGCTTCTGGGAATACCACCATTTTGATCTTTGCCTTGGCGATTATCTTGGTGTCATTATTATTGGCAGCACTTTATGAAAGCTGGTCGGTTCCGTTTTCGGTTCTATTGGCCTTGCCATTGGGAGCTTTTGGAGCAATCCTCGCCTTGACGTTTTTGCCAAAACTCGATAATAACGTGTACGCACAGATCGGTTTGGTGACCCTGATCGGGTTAGCTGCGAAGAATGCCATTTTGATCGTGGAATTCGCCAAAGAGCGGGTGGATGCCGGGATGCCATTACTTGCCGCGACGATCGAGGCGGTAAAGCTGCGGTTGAGGCCGATTGTGATGACTTCCCTTGCCTTTATCCTTGGAGTGGTTCCATTGGCACTTTCCAATGGCGCTGGTGCTGTAGCCAGACAAACCATTGGCTGGACGGTGATCGGTGGGATGCTTGCCGCAACCTTCTTGGCGATTTTTGTGGTGCCCGTTCTTTATGTGGTGATTACCAAAATTGCCTATGGCCGTAAAAAACTGAGAGAGCTCGAAGAGCAATATCAGCCTGAGACCTGA
- a CDS encoding efflux RND transporter periplasmic adaptor subunit — translation MKKFLWIIFVVGVAGVVSSCGSEANTQAGQGQQVISVHATSVTSKHVTGLDLYPGTVVPLNEIEIRPQVSGYINKIFVEDGQEVAKGQKLYEIDRSKYQAAYEQAQATLKSAKANLERVKKDLARYEALDKQEAIAKQQLDYAKADILTAESQVSSAEAQVRSTLTDYNYSVITAPFSGTVGISQVRLGAQVSAGQSLLNTLSSNDPVLVDFVVNERDVRRFSKMMKNESLPDSTFTIQFGENDVYRHHGELTTIDRAVGRQSGTINMRVEFPNPDRELIPGMTLNLRVLNQDIGDQIAIPFKAVTEQMGEYFVYVVGDDSVVHQQNVQLGTKVGAEIVVREGLKPGQKIVVEGIQKLREGAKVQIDA, via the coding sequence ATGAAAAAGTTTTTGTGGATAATTTTCGTTGTGGGAGTCGCAGGCGTGGTGAGTTCTTGTGGCTCTGAAGCAAATACGCAAGCAGGTCAAGGCCAGCAAGTGATCTCCGTACACGCTACATCGGTGACCAGCAAACATGTGACAGGACTGGACCTCTATCCGGGTACGGTGGTGCCCTTAAATGAGATTGAGATCAGGCCACAAGTGAGTGGGTATATTAACAAGATTTTTGTGGAAGATGGTCAGGAAGTGGCCAAGGGCCAAAAGCTTTATGAAATAGACAGGAGCAAGTACCAAGCGGCCTATGAGCAAGCGCAGGCTACCTTAAAAAGTGCCAAGGCCAATTTAGAGCGAGTAAAGAAAGATTTGGCTCGATACGAGGCGCTGGACAAGCAAGAGGCCATCGCCAAGCAGCAATTGGACTATGCAAAAGCTGATATCCTGACAGCTGAATCTCAAGTGTCCTCAGCCGAGGCGCAGGTAAGAAGTACCTTGACCGATTACAATTATTCGGTGATCACTGCTCCTTTTTCCGGTACCGTAGGGATTTCACAGGTAAGGTTAGGCGCCCAGGTTTCTGCTGGCCAAAGCCTTTTGAACACCCTTTCTTCCAATGATCCGGTATTGGTGGACTTTGTGGTCAATGAGCGGGACGTCAGAAGGTTCAGCAAGATGATGAAAAATGAAAGCCTACCTGATTCTACCTTTACCATTCAGTTTGGGGAAAATGATGTATACAGACATCATGGAGAATTGACCACTATTGACCGTGCAGTGGGCAGACAGTCCGGTACGATCAACATGCGGGTAGAATTTCCAAATCCCGACCGCGAATTGATTCCCGGGATGACCTTAAACCTGCGGGTGTTGAATCAAGATATCGGCGACCAAATAGCCATACCTTTTAAGGCCGTGACAGAGCAGATGGGCGAGTATTTTGTCTATGTAGTCGGTGATGACAGTGTAGTACACCAGCAAAATGTCCAGCTCGGCACTAAGGTAGGGGCAGAGATTGTGGTGAGAGAAGGGCTTAAGCCTGGTCAAAAAATAGTAGTGGAAGGTATTCAGAAACTACGAGAAGGCGCTAAGGTACAGATAGATGCCTAA